The Nitrogeniibacter aestuarii genome has a window encoding:
- the rsxG gene encoding electron transport complex subunit RsxG has protein sequence MHDHGHTAPVEAPVGDGASSVIDAWRDRLGYQPLLLGAVALLASGALAVGARLTTGPIAEAEANDLRTSLNEVLPAGLADNDFLNDTVTLDRDGTPLTVYRARGGGTVKAAMFKTSSYGYSSDIQVLMAVDAGGTLLGVRVLKHAETPGLGDKIEAGKSTWIHGFDGRSLDNPAPARWAVKKDGGEFDQLTGATITPRAVVKAVKEGLLFFESHKQQMLGDAS, from the coding sequence ATGCACGATCACGGACACACCGCACCGGTCGAGGCGCCCGTGGGCGACGGCGCATCGTCGGTCATCGATGCCTGGCGCGACCGGCTCGGTTATCAACCCCTGCTGCTGGGCGCCGTGGCGCTGCTCGCCAGTGGCGCGCTGGCCGTGGGCGCCAGGCTGACCACCGGCCCGATCGCCGAGGCCGAGGCCAACGACCTGCGCACCTCGCTCAACGAGGTGCTGCCGGCCGGGCTGGCGGACAACGACTTTCTCAATGACACGGTCACCCTCGATCGTGACGGCACCCCGCTGACCGTGTACCGGGCGCGGGGGGGCGGCACGGTCAAGGCTGCCATGTTCAAGACCTCGAGCTATGGCTATTCGTCGGACATCCAGGTGCTCATGGCGGTGGATGCCGGTGGCACCCTGCTGGGCGTACGCGTGCTCAAGCATGCCGAGACGCCGGGTCTGGGCGACAAGATCGAAGCGGGCAAATCGACCTGGATTCACGGCTTCGACGGCCGCTCGCTGGACAACCCGGCCCCGGCGCGCTGGGCGGTGAAGAAGGACGGCGGCGAGTTCGACCAGCTCACCGGCGCCACCATCACCCCGCGCGCGGTAGTCAAGGCGGTGAAAGAGGGGTTGCTCTTCTTCGAAAGCCACAAGCAGCAAATGCTGGGAGATGCCTCATGA